GGAGTAGACCGACGCACCGGCCTCGGAGACCACGACCTTGGTCAGCTTCAGGTCGGGGTGTTTGGCGATCAGCTCACCGGCCAGCTTGTCGGTCTCCCGGGACGCCGTGCCGTTCCCGATCGCGATCAGCTCGACGCCGTGCGCGGCGGCCAGCCGGGCCAGCGTCGCGATCGACTCGTCCCAGCGGCGGCGCGGCTCGTGCGGGTAGATCGTGTCGGTGGCGGTGACCTTGCCGGTCCCGTCGACCACCGCGACCTTCACCCCGGTACGCAGCCCCGGGTCGAGGCCCATCGTGGCGCGGGTGCCGGCCGGCGCGGCGAGCAGCAGGTCCCGCAGGTTGCCGGCGAACACCGCGACCGCGTCGTCCTCCGCGGACTGGCGCAGCCGCAGCCGCAGGTCGATGCCGAGCCGCACCAGGATCCGGGTGCGCCAGGCCCAGCGCACGGTGTCGAGCAGCCAGCGGTCGGCCGGGCGCCCGGCGTCGCGGATGTCGAACTGCCGGGCGATACGGCCCTCGTACTCGCTCGGTCCGGTCGGCGGCGGCGCGTCTTCCGGCAACGCCTCCTCCGGATGGAGGTCGAGGTCGAGGACCTCCTCTTTCTCACCGCGGAACAGCGCGAGGATGCGGTGCGAGGGCAGCCGGGTGAACGGCTCGGAGAAACCGAAGTAGTCGGCGAACTTGGCGCCGACCTCCTCCTTGCCTTCGCGGACCCGGGACGCGACGTGGCCGCGCTCCCACATCCGCTCGCGGAGCTCACCGATCAGGTCGGCGTCCTCGCCGAACCGCTCGACCAGGATGGCGCGGGCTCCGTCGAGCGCGCCCGCGACGTCCGCGACGCCCTTCTCGGCGTCGACGAAGGACGCCGCCAGGGCCTGCGGATCGTGCGAGGGGTCGGTGAGCAGCGTGTCGGCCAGCGGCTCGAGCCCGGCCTCGCGAGCGACCTGCGCCTTGGTGCGACGCTTCGGCTTGAACGGCGCGTAGATGTCCTCCAGCCGGGCCTTCGACTCGGCCGCCTGGATCCGGGCCGCCAGCGCGTCGTCGAGTTTGCCCTGGCTACGGATCGACTCCAGGACGGCGGCCCGCCGCTCCTCCAGCTCCCGCAGGTAGCCGAGCCGCTCCTCCAAGGTGCGCAGCTGGGCGTCGTCGAGCGCCCCGGTCTGCTCCTTGCGGTACCGGGCGATGAAGGGCACGGTCGAGCCGCCGTCGAGAAGGGCGACCGCGGCGTCGACCTGCCGCTCACCGACGCCGAGCTCGTCGGCGATCCGCCGCCCGATCGACGCCACCCCGGTCACCCCGGCACCGGCCGGGCCCGCCGGGCGTGCCCCCACCGATTCTGTTCCCACGCAGCTCCGCCTATCCGTCTCTGCCGGCTTCCGTCCGGCTCGGTTCGTTCCGTTCCGTGCGAAACCGTAGCGTCCGCGCGCCGGGTCGGTGCGCGTCGTCCACAGCCTTGGCGCCGCCACCCCGAGCGCTGTGCTCGCGGATACCGCGACGCCGCCAGGCACCGTACCGGTCGGCGCCGACACTTCGGCACCACCTCTTTCAACGGCCCGTTGACAACGGAACGTGTAGAGTGGCGGCATGACCGCAGAGTTCACCCCGCCGAGCGCGAGCCGGGCCCGCGCCGAACGCACGTACACCGCCCTCTTCCGGCTGGCCGAACGGCACGCGGGCAGCGAGGCCGACCGGGCCCGCCAGATCAACCCCGCGATACTCGGCCCGCACGAGGCGATCCGCCTGGTGGCGTTCCTGGCGGGTGGTTCCGCCGCCTACCGCGACGGGGAGCCCGAGGTCGACCGCGAGGACCTCACGGCGG
The Cryptosporangium minutisporangium DNA segment above includes these coding regions:
- a CDS encoding DNA-binding protein: MTAEFTPPSASRARAERTYTALFRLAERHAGSEADRARQINPAILGPHEAIRLVAFLAGGSAAYRDGEPEVDREDLTAALTLVPLVRSELDELELSLILMARGRGMTWAEIAFGLGLGSAQAAAQRHERLTSRTEQRPEPSS